The Streptomyces pactum genome contains a region encoding:
- a CDS encoding NAD-dependent malic enzyme yields MATAPSVSYSMTVRLEVPAGGTAVSQLTTAVESAGGSVTGLDVTASGHDKLRIDVTIAAGSTSHADEIVEQLRGIEGVSLGKVSDRTFLMHLGGKIEMASKHPIRNRDDLSMIYTPGVARVCMAIAENPEDARRLTIKRNSVAVVTDGSAVLGLGNIGPKAALPVMEGKAALFKRFAGIDAWPLCLDTQDTDAIVEIVKAIAPGFAGINLEDISAPRCFEIEARLREALDIPVFHDDQHGTAIVVLAALTNALRVVDKPIENVRVVMSGAGAAGTAILKLLLAAGVKNAVVADIHGVVHAGRADLVDAAPGSALRWIADNTNPEGLTGTLKEAVHGADVFIGVSAPNVLDGDDVAAMAEGAIVFALANPDPEVDPAIARQTAAVVATGRSDFPNQINNVLVFPGVFRGLLDAQSRTVNTEMMLAAAHALADVVTEDEINPNYIIPSVFNDKVAGAVAGAVRDAAKAAGVVA; encoded by the coding sequence ATGGCAACGGCGCCCAGCGTCTCCTACTCGATGACGGTCCGACTGGAGGTGCCCGCGGGCGGAACCGCGGTCTCGCAGCTCACCACCGCGGTGGAGTCCGCCGGGGGCTCCGTCACCGGCCTCGACGTCACGGCCTCCGGCCACGACAAGCTCCGTATCGACGTCACCATCGCCGCGGGCTCGACCTCGCACGCCGACGAGATCGTCGAACAGCTCCGCGGCATCGAGGGCGTCAGCCTGGGCAAGGTCTCCGACCGTACCTTCCTCATGCACCTCGGCGGCAAGATCGAGATGGCGTCGAAGCACCCCATCCGCAATCGCGACGACCTCTCCATGATCTACACGCCGGGTGTGGCCCGCGTCTGCATGGCGATCGCCGAGAACCCCGAGGACGCCCGCCGCCTCACCATCAAGCGCAACTCCGTTGCGGTCGTGACGGACGGCTCCGCGGTGCTGGGCCTGGGCAACATCGGTCCCAAGGCCGCCCTGCCGGTCATGGAGGGCAAGGCGGCCCTGTTCAAGCGGTTCGCCGGCATCGACGCCTGGCCGCTCTGCCTCGACACCCAGGACACCGACGCGATCGTCGAGATCGTCAAGGCCATCGCCCCGGGCTTCGCCGGCATCAACCTCGAGGACATCTCCGCGCCCCGCTGCTTCGAGATCGAGGCCCGGCTGCGCGAGGCCCTCGACATCCCCGTCTTCCACGACGACCAGCACGGCACCGCCATCGTCGTCCTCGCCGCCCTGACCAACGCCCTGCGCGTCGTGGACAAGCCCATCGAGAACGTACGGGTCGTCATGTCCGGCGCCGGCGCGGCCGGTACGGCCATCCTGAAGCTGCTGCTCGCCGCGGGTGTGAAGAACGCCGTCGTCGCCGACATCCACGGCGTCGTGCACGCCGGCCGCGCCGACCTGGTCGACGCCGCCCCCGGGTCGGCGCTGCGCTGGATCGCCGACAACACCAACCCGGAGGGCCTCACCGGCACCCTCAAGGAGGCCGTGCACGGCGCCGACGTCTTCATCGGCGTCTCGGCCCCCAACGTCCTCGACGGCGACGACGTGGCCGCCATGGCCGAGGGTGCGATCGTGTTCGCGCTCGCGAACCCCGACCCCGAGGTCGACCCGGCGATCGCCCGCCAGACCGCGGCGGTCGTCGCCACCGGCCGCTCCGACTTCCCGAACCAGATCAACAACGTGCTGGTCTTCCCGGGCGTGTTCCGGGGTCTGCTGGACGCGCAGTCCCGCACGGTCAACACCGAGATGATGCTGGCCGCCGCGCACGCCCTCGCGGACGTGGTGACCGAGGACGAGATCAACCCGAACTACATCATCCCCAGCGTCTTCAACGACAAGGTCGCCGGTGCCGTCGCGGGCGCGGTGCGGGACGCGGCCAAGGCCGCCGGAGTGGTGGCGTAG
- a CDS encoding sigma-70 family RNA polymerase sigma factor, translated as MSQSSSEPDEELMRALYREHAGPLLAYVLRLVAGDRQRAEDVVQETLIRAWKNAGQLNRATGSVRPWLVTVARRIVIDGHRSRQARPQEVDPSPLEVIPAEDEIDKALWLMTLSDALDDLTPAHREVLVETYFKGRTVNEAAQTLGIPSGTVRSRVFYALRSMKLALEERGVTA; from the coding sequence ATGTCCCAGTCGTCCTCGGAACCCGACGAGGAGCTGATGCGCGCCCTGTACCGGGAGCACGCCGGCCCCTTGCTGGCCTACGTGCTGCGGCTGGTCGCGGGGGACCGGCAGCGCGCCGAGGACGTCGTCCAGGAGACGCTCATCCGTGCCTGGAAGAACGCCGGTCAGCTCAACCGGGCGACCGGATCGGTACGCCCCTGGCTGGTGACGGTCGCCCGGCGCATCGTCATCGACGGCCACCGCAGCCGGCAGGCCCGGCCGCAGGAGGTCGATCCGTCGCCGCTGGAGGTCATCCCCGCGGAGGACGAGATCGACAAGGCGCTGTGGCTGATGACGCTGTCGGACGCGCTCGACGACCTGACCCCGGCTCACCGGGAGGTCCTCGTCGAGACGTACTTCAAGGGGCGTACCGTCAATGAGGCGGCGCAGACACTGGGCATACCCAGCGGCACCGTGCGCTCCCGGGTGTTCTACGCCCTGCGTTCGATGAAGCTGGCACTGGAGGAGCGGGGGGTGACGGCGTGA
- a CDS encoding HelD family protein, with product MAAQAQQDSAVDSVHDAVREDSVRDREISVEQAHLDRVYRRLEEKIHEAEFLMNDAAQRGQVGTPGALAERDAQVFRAGVHLSRLNNEFEDFLFGRIDLLLGKDGKKGPDGAYTAVEPAEGALRPDNTADIAETLHIGRIGVLDEDYAPLVIDWRAPAAAPFYRSTPVDPGRVVRRRVIRSKGRRVLGVEDDLMRPEVRASLDGEELAVVGDGALMAALGQARTHSMRDIVASIQAEQDLVIRAPAASVTYVEGGPGTGKTAVALHRAAYLLYQDRRRYAGGILIVSPTPLLVAYTEGVLPSLGEEGQVAIRAIGSLVEGADAALYDSPATARAKGSSRMLRVLRRAARGALEPDGSPGLLRVVAFGRRLELEAEELAGIRRTVLGGTAPVNLLRPRARRLLLDALWAKSGAGTRHTDPELAAELRSSFDEDVSSEDSFIAFLDAWWPELTPGAVLAAMADERRLGRWARRVLNPGEVRKVARSLRREGHSVHDIALLDELQAIVGTPARPRRRRELDPLDQLTGLDELMPQREETQWERAERLAQERTEYAHVIVDEAQDLTPMQWRMVGRRGRHATWTVVGDPAQSSWSDPDEAAAARDEALGTRPRRRFELTVNYRNPAEIAELAAKVLALAMPGSDSPTAVRSTGVEPRFAVVGETLAESVRAQAARLLDLVDGTVGVVVAMNRREEARRWLAGLGDRVVALGSLEAKGLEYDATVVVSPAEIADESPAGLRVLYVALTRATQQLTVVSCERDEPDAAGVPDLLRD from the coding sequence GTGGCCGCACAGGCGCAACAGGACTCAGCGGTCGACTCGGTGCACGACGCCGTACGGGAGGACTCCGTACGGGACCGAGAGATCAGCGTGGAACAGGCACACCTGGACCGGGTGTACCGCCGCCTCGAGGAGAAGATCCACGAGGCCGAGTTCCTCATGAACGACGCCGCCCAGCGCGGCCAGGTCGGCACGCCCGGCGCGCTGGCCGAGCGCGACGCGCAGGTCTTCCGGGCCGGCGTCCACCTCAGCCGCCTGAACAACGAGTTCGAGGACTTCCTCTTCGGCCGGATCGACCTGCTCCTCGGCAAGGACGGCAAGAAGGGCCCGGACGGCGCGTACACGGCGGTGGAGCCCGCCGAGGGCGCCCTGCGGCCCGACAACACCGCCGACATCGCCGAGACCCTGCACATCGGCCGCATCGGCGTCCTCGACGAGGACTACGCCCCGCTGGTCATCGACTGGCGGGCGCCCGCCGCGGCCCCCTTCTACCGGTCCACGCCGGTCGACCCGGGCCGGGTCGTGCGCCGCCGGGTCATCCGCTCCAAGGGGCGGCGCGTCCTCGGCGTGGAGGACGACCTGATGCGGCCCGAGGTCAGGGCGAGCCTGGACGGCGAGGAACTGGCCGTCGTCGGCGACGGCGCCCTGATGGCCGCCCTCGGCCAGGCCCGTACGCACTCCATGCGGGACATCGTGGCCTCCATCCAGGCCGAGCAGGACCTGGTCATCCGGGCCCCCGCCGCCTCCGTGACCTACGTGGAGGGCGGCCCCGGCACCGGCAAGACCGCCGTCGCCCTGCACCGGGCGGCGTACCTGCTCTACCAGGACCGGCGCCGGTACGCGGGCGGCATCCTCATCGTCTCGCCGACCCCGCTGCTGGTGGCGTACACCGAGGGTGTGCTGCCCTCCCTCGGCGAGGAGGGCCAGGTCGCCATCCGCGCGATCGGCTCGCTGGTCGAGGGCGCCGACGCCGCGCTGTACGACTCCCCGGCCACCGCCCGTGCCAAGGGCTCCTCCCGCATGCTCAGGGTGCTGCGCCGGGCCGCGCGCGGAGCGCTGGAGCCGGACGGTTCGCCGGGCCTCCTGCGCGTCGTCGCCTTCGGCCGCCGCCTCGAACTGGAGGCCGAGGAGCTGGCCGGCATCCGCCGCACCGTTCTCGGCGGCACCGCCCCCGTCAACCTGCTGCGCCCCCGCGCCCGCCGGCTGCTCCTGGACGCCCTGTGGGCCAAGTCGGGCGCCGGCACCCGGCACACCGACCCCGAGCTGGCCGCCGAGCTGCGCTCCTCCTTCGACGAGGACGTCAGCTCCGAGGACTCCTTCATCGCGTTCCTCGACGCCTGGTGGCCGGAGCTGACCCCCGGCGCGGTGCTGGCGGCCATGGCGGACGAGCGGAGGCTGGGCCGCTGGGCGCGGCGCGTCCTCAACCCCGGTGAGGTCCGCAAGGTGGCCCGTTCGCTGCGGCGCGAGGGCCACTCCGTGCACGACATCGCCCTGCTCGACGAGCTCCAGGCGATCGTCGGCACCCCGGCCCGCCCCCGCAGGCGGCGCGAGCTGGACCCGCTGGACCAGCTCACCGGCCTGGACGAGCTGATGCCGCAGCGCGAGGAGACCCAGTGGGAGCGCGCCGAGCGCCTCGCGCAGGAGCGCACCGAGTACGCGCACGTCATCGTGGACGAGGCCCAGGACCTCACCCCCATGCAGTGGCGGATGGTGGGCCGCCGCGGCCGGCACGCCACGTGGACGGTCGTCGGTGACCCGGCCCAGTCCTCCTGGTCCGACCCCGACGAGGCGGCGGCGGCCCGCGACGAGGCCCTGGGCACCCGCCCGCGCCGCCGCTTCGAGCTGACCGTCAACTACCGCAACCCGGCCGAGATCGCCGAGCTGGCGGCCAAGGTGCTGGCCCTCGCCATGCCGGGCTCCGACTCCCCGACGGCGGTGCGCTCGACGGGCGTGGAACCGCGCTTCGCGGTGGTGGGGGAGACCCTCGCGGAGTCGGTCCGGGCTCAGGCGGCCCGGCTGCTGGACCTCGTGGACGGCACCGTCGGCGTCGTGGTCGCCATGAACCGCCGCGAGGAGGCCCGGCGCTGGCTGGCCGGGCTCGGCGACCGCGTGGTCGCGCTCGGCAGCCTGGAGGCCAAGGGCCTGGAGTACGACGCCACGGTCGTCGTCTCGCCCGCCGAGATCGCCGACGAGTCGCCCGCCGGACTGCGCGTGCTGTACGTCGCCCTGACCCGGGCCACCCAGCAGCTCACGGTCGTCTCCTGCGAGCGGGACGAGCCGGACGCCGCGGGGGTGCCGGACCTGCTGCGCGACTGA
- the murA gene encoding UDP-N-acetylglucosamine 1-carboxyvinyltransferase: MTVNGADDVLLVHGGTPLEGEIRVRGAKNLVPKAMVAALLGSAPSRLRNVPDIRDVRVVRGLLQLHGVTVRPGEEPGELVLDPSHVESANVADIDAHAGSSRIPILFCGPLLHRLGHAFIPGLGGCDIGGRPIDFHFEVLRQFGAKIEKREDGQYLEAPQRLRGTKINLPYPSVGATEQVLLTAVLAEGVTELSNAAVEPEIEDLICVLQKMGAIIAMDTDRTIRITGVDELGGYTHRALSDRLEAASWASAALATEGNVYVRGAQQRSMMTFLNTFRKVGGAFEIDDEGIRFWHPGGQLKSIALETDVHPGFQTDWQQPLVVALTQATGLSIVHETVYESRLGFTSALNQMGAHIQLYRECLGGSHCRFGQRNFLHSAVVSGPTKLEGADLVIPDLRGGFSYLIAALAAQGTSRVHGIDLINRGYENFMEKLVELGAKVELPGKALG; the protein is encoded by the coding sequence CGGCTGCGCAACGTGCCGGACATCCGCGACGTGCGGGTCGTACGCGGACTGCTGCAACTGCACGGGGTCACCGTCCGTCCGGGCGAGGAGCCCGGCGAGCTGGTGCTCGACCCCTCGCACGTGGAGAGCGCGAACGTCGCCGACATCGATGCCCACGCGGGCTCGTCGCGCATCCCGATCCTGTTCTGCGGCCCGCTGCTGCACCGCCTCGGGCACGCGTTCATCCCGGGCCTGGGCGGCTGCGACATCGGCGGCCGGCCCATCGACTTCCACTTCGAGGTGCTGCGGCAGTTCGGCGCGAAGATCGAGAAGCGGGAGGACGGCCAGTACCTGGAGGCCCCGCAGCGGCTGCGCGGTACGAAGATCAACCTGCCGTACCCGTCCGTCGGCGCGACCGAGCAGGTGCTGCTGACGGCGGTGCTGGCCGAGGGCGTCACGGAGCTGTCCAACGCCGCCGTGGAGCCGGAGATCGAGGACCTGATCTGCGTCCTGCAGAAAATGGGCGCGATCATCGCGATGGACACCGACCGCACCATCCGCATCACCGGTGTGGACGAGCTCGGCGGCTACACCCACCGTGCCCTCTCGGACCGCCTGGAAGCCGCCTCCTGGGCCTCGGCGGCGCTGGCGACCGAGGGGAACGTCTACGTCCGCGGCGCCCAGCAGCGCTCGATGATGACGTTCCTGAACACCTTCCGGAAGGTGGGCGGCGCCTTCGAGATCGACGACGAGGGCATCCGCTTCTGGCACCCGGGCGGTCAGCTCAAGTCCATCGCCCTGGAGACGGACGTGCACCCCGGCTTCCAGACGGACTGGCAGCAGCCCCTGGTGGTCGCCCTGACGCAGGCCACGGGCCTGTCCATCGTCCACGAGACGGTCTACGAGTCCCGTCTCGGCTTCACCTCCGCGCTCAACCAGATGGGCGCCCACATCCAGCTCTACCGCGAGTGCCTCGGCGGCTCCCACTGCCGCTTCGGCCAGCGCAACTTCCTGCACTCGGCCGTCGTGTCAGGACCGACCAAGCTGGAGGGCGCCGACCTGGTCATCCCCGACCTGCGCGGCGGCTTCTCCTATCTCATCGCCGCCCTCGCGGCCCAGGGCACCTCCCGGGTCCACGGCATCGACCTGATCAACCGGGGCTACGAGAACTTCATGGAGAAGCTCGTGGAGCTCGGCGCGAAGGTGGAACTCCCGGGCAAGGCGCTCGGCTAG
- a CDS encoding CGNR zinc finger domain-containing protein, translating into MALGTATDPYELRFDTGRICLDLIATTHPVERLDRVEVLRAWITGSGLVPPGTPLSHADASWLAGFRELRGQAARLVRSRSAPGTHPYGLALARVNDLAVAAPPAPRAVRGEDGALVRELTRPPECAALLGALARDAVELLTDPVARASLRQCEGDNCPIVYVDTSRGHRRRWCSSEICGNRERVARHRRRAALAR; encoded by the coding sequence ATGGCACTGGGTACGGCCACCGACCCGTACGAGCTGCGGTTCGACACCGGGCGGATCTGCCTGGACCTCATCGCCACCACCCATCCCGTGGAACGGCTCGACCGCGTCGAGGTGCTGCGCGCCTGGATCACCGGCTCCGGGCTCGTCCCGCCCGGCACCCCGCTGTCCCACGCCGACGCCTCCTGGCTGGCCGGCTTCCGCGAACTGCGCGGCCAGGCCGCCCGCCTGGTCCGCTCCAGGTCCGCGCCCGGCACCCACCCGTACGGCCTCGCGCTCGCCCGCGTCAACGACCTCGCCGTCGCCGCGCCCCCGGCCCCGCGCGCGGTCCGCGGCGAGGACGGCGCGCTGGTACGGGAGTTGACCCGGCCGCCCGAGTGCGCGGCGCTGCTCGGCGCCCTCGCCCGGGACGCCGTGGAACTGCTCACCGACCCCGTCGCGCGGGCGAGCCTGCGGCAGTGCGAGGGCGACAACTGCCCGATCGTGTACGTGGACACCTCCCGCGGACACCGCAGGCGCTGGTGCTCCAGTGAGATCTGCGGCAACCGCGAGCGCGTCGCCCGGCACCGTCGCCGCGCCGCCCTCGCCCGGTAA
- a CDS encoding HU family DNA-binding protein: MNRSELVAALADRAEVTRKDADAVLAAFAEVVGDIVSKGDEKVTIPGFLTFERTHRAARTARNPQTGEPIQIPAGYSVKVSAGSKLKEAAKGK; the protein is encoded by the coding sequence ATGAACCGCAGTGAGCTGGTGGCCGCGCTGGCCGACCGCGCCGAGGTGACCCGCAAGGACGCCGACGCCGTGCTGGCCGCGTTCGCCGAGGTTGTCGGCGACATCGTCTCCAAGGGCGACGAGAAGGTCACCATCCCCGGCTTCCTGACCTTCGAGCGCACCCACCGTGCCGCTCGCACCGCCCGCAACCCGCAGACCGGCGAGCCGATCCAGATCCCGGCCGGCTACAGCGTCAAGGTCTCCGCGGGCTCGAAGCTCAAGGAAGCCGCCAAGGGCAAGTAA
- a CDS encoding zf-HC2 domain-containing protein: MQGSPAPNEHETVGAYALGILDDAEATAFEAHLATCEWCAQQLDELAGMEPMMAALADLPGTGTPAIAESLTAKPSARLSEKLVDEVAERRASKRRRNFYLVGTAAALIIGGPFAAVATTGGGDDDGGGRRTEASRQPGSSPAESAFAAMPDRVTATDPATEVSATVALQKKAWGTDAVLELKNVKGPEKCSLIAVGKNGERETVTSWSVPDWGYGLPDAATDKGKKPLYVQGGAAFEPNQIDRFEVMTFDGERLVEVDA; this comes from the coding sequence ATGCAGGGATCACCGGCGCCGAACGAGCACGAGACCGTCGGCGCCTACGCCCTCGGCATCCTCGACGACGCGGAGGCGACCGCCTTCGAGGCGCACCTCGCCACCTGCGAATGGTGTGCCCAGCAGCTCGACGAGCTGGCCGGCATGGAGCCGATGATGGCGGCGCTGGCCGACCTGCCCGGCACCGGCACGCCCGCGATCGCCGAGTCGCTCACCGCGAAGCCCAGCGCGCGGCTCTCGGAGAAGCTCGTCGACGAGGTCGCCGAGCGCCGCGCGAGCAAACGCCGCCGCAACTTCTACCTGGTGGGCACCGCGGCCGCGCTGATCATCGGCGGCCCGTTCGCCGCCGTGGCGACGACGGGCGGCGGTGACGACGACGGCGGCGGACGCCGGACCGAGGCGTCCCGGCAGCCGGGCAGCAGTCCCGCCGAGTCGGCCTTCGCCGCCATGCCCGACCGGGTCACGGCGACCGACCCGGCCACCGAGGTCAGTGCCACCGTGGCCCTGCAGAAGAAGGCCTGGGGCACCGACGCGGTGCTGGAGCTCAAGAACGTCAAGGGCCCCGAGAAGTGCTCCCTGATCGCCGTCGGCAAGAACGGCGAACGCGAGACGGTCACCTCCTGGTCGGTCCCGGACTGGGGCTACGGCCTCCCGGACGCCGCCACCGACAAGGGCAAGAAGCCCCTCTACGTGCAGGGCGGCGCCGCCTTCGAGCCCAACCAGATCGACCGCTTCGAGGTCATGACCTTCGACGGCGAGCGGCTGGTGGAGGTGGACGCGTAG